One Sphaerisporangium krabiense DNA segment encodes these proteins:
- the rnpA gene encoding ribonuclease P protein component, which produces MRRGEEFANAIRGGRRAGRPTLVAHLSDRGDPQAPPLVGFVVSKAVGGAVVRNRVKRRLRHLMRHRLHSLPRGSLLVVRANPQAASARSEHLAAELDVALDRLIGRRSPERRQGRPAATDGRS; this is translated from the coding sequence ATGCGCCGGGGTGAGGAGTTCGCGAACGCGATCCGGGGAGGAAGACGCGCCGGACGCCCCACCCTTGTCGCCCACCTGAGCGATCGGGGCGATCCCCAGGCCCCGCCCCTGGTCGGCTTCGTGGTCTCCAAGGCCGTCGGCGGCGCGGTCGTCAGGAACCGCGTCAAGCGTCGCCTGCGTCACCTCATGCGGCACCGCCTCCACTCTCTACCGAGAGGTAGCCTGCTTGTTGTACGCGCCAATCCACAGGCGGCGTCCGCGCGAAGCGAGCACCTCGCCGCCGAGCTCGACGTCGCGCTGGATCGACTGATCGGGCGGCGGTCGCCTGAAAGGCGGCAGGGTCGTCCGGCCGCGACGGATGGACGATCATGA
- the rpmH gene encoding 50S ribosomal protein L34, translated as MSKRTFQPNNRRRAKTHGFRLRMRTRAGRAILAARRRKGRVELSA; from the coding sequence GTGAGCAAGCGTACTTTCCAGCCGAACAACCGTCGCCGCGCGAAGACCCACGGCTTCCGGCTGCGCATGCGCACGCGGGCCGGCCGCGCGATCCTCGCCGCCCGCCGTCGCAAGGGCCGCGTGGAGCTCTCCGCCTGA